CTGGGGGACAGGTGCCACATTTGATGCCCTACATCAGTCCGTGACGGAACGGACTAGCAAAATATGGGCAGATTACAAGTCTGTATCCTTCAAATTTATCATCGACTCATACCAAGGAGCACACTCAAATAGCGAGAGACTATCCATTATCAACACCTTTGACTACCTACCATTCGAGGGACCGATTCGTATGTCGCAGCCAGACGAAATATTTACAGTATTCGAACTATGGCCATTCAATAGCGTCCCACTTGGAATAGAAAAACCCACCAACATTTATTTAGGGCGCCTCGTTGGAAAGTCATCACGGGAAACTGTTCTTAAATTCGACCTGAAGAAGCGAGGATACATATCTACTACTAGCATGGATTCGGAACTGTCGCTCATAACCGCAAATATTGCCCTGGCAGGGCCTGGAAAGCTTTTCTATGACCCGTTTGTTGGCACGGGGTCGTTTCCAATCGCTTGTGCTTGCTTCGGCGCGATGGCATGGGGCAGTGATATAGACGGCAGAAGCATGCGCGGCGAAGGGGGCACCAAGAGCTTGAGGGGCAACTTCCAGCAGTACGACATCGAACAGCGATTAGGTGACGTCTTCGCTGCTGATCTCATGAATTCGCCAATTAGCAAGAATAAACGGATATGGGATGGGATAGTCTGTGACCCGCCATACGGCGTCCGGGAAGGGCTGAGAGTTCTCGGACTCAAGGATCCTGAAAAGACACCATGGCTTATCGAACAGGGCAAGAAAAATGCTTCGTACGTTTACAACAATACGCGTTATTTATCCTGGTGTGCATTTTGGCACTCATGACGCTAACAAAGACCTTGGCTGACCGTTCCAGCTCGCCTGATTTTGTGCCACCCAAAAAGCCATACAGTTtcttggcgatgctggaCGATATCCTCGCCTTCGCCGCAGCCACGTTGGTTGACAATGGCAGGTTATCGTTCTGGATGCCCACCGCGAATGACGAGGACCAAGAAATACCTGTGCCCACACACCCGTCACTCgaagtggtggtggtttgtGTTCAAAAGTTCAACAAGTGTAAGTCTTTACCTCGTTAACATGCAAGTTTAGCCTACCGCCGTCAGTCAATCATCAGCCTGGCCTAACCATTGATGGCTTTTATGTCCACAGACCAAGATCTAACCACGGCTGTAGGGTCAAGACGATTGATTACATATAGTCGACTTTCAGACGAAAAGGTTTCTGCAGCAGCTGTGGCAGTATACCACAGTCGGAAAACGGTCAGCACGGTGGGCTCAACTGTTGACGACCTGAACCCGTTCCGGCGCGGATATTTCAAGAAGTTCGAGACTTAAAGATAGCAACAATAGAAATCATCTTCCCATACCATTTTGGTATTCCTAAATGTTAAATATTTGTCCTTACGCCCCGTCCTCAATAACCCGCTCGTCAATGTACGCTATCCAAGACCCCTGCGTATGTTATGCTTAACCAAGCCTGTAGACTATGAAAAGAACTGCGCATTTCGTGCCATCTAAACCCAGCGAGCTCGGGAAAATCCGTGTGATGCTAGGGACCGTACTGAAATAAAATGCCGCTGTATACTTCGAACTGCCATACTGTACTCCCAACCCTTCTGCTCCTTATGAGGGACGCTAAGGTGCCAATCTTTTCCAAACTGACTGTAGCCTTTCATTACCGGAACTCTGTAGCGCTGAAGCATCCTCGATTTGGGACGTGTTTCAGCTCGAGCTGCTGGAATCTGGAACGTAATTAGAACCAATCTGTGGCAATACCACAACATGTCGATTACACTTACTTTTCGCTCTTTGAATGAAAATAAATCCCGCTGACCTCCCCCTTGAGCTGGTTGAAACAAATATAATAGAAGCCCTCAAAACTGGCTCCAGTAATGGTCCGAACCCGGTGATCAGGCACCAGGAAATGTTCCTTCCATCGCATAAAGATGTTCTCTCTTTGTGTTACATCAGGAATAGTTACTGGACCTTTGCGCGCATGCTTTTGAAACGGCCGAAACGCATTGAACTTTGCCCAATGGCTAAGATCAACCCTCATGTTCGCCCCCCAGTCCTCATGCTGGGTGAAGAAGCTGTATTTCGATCCGATAATTTCTCCTTCGAAATAGGTTGTTAAAGTCGGGTGGTCTTCAGTGAGACCTATGTAACAACAATCAGTTAGCACTTTCCCAGACATCAGTCTAGAATAGTACCAGCGAAGGCGTATGGAGGGGAGGATATATCTCGAACCTTGAATGCGCAAGTATCCGCACAGAAAGGACTCGCGCATATCGACATGTTTGATTTCCACCTGGACATCATATACTTGGCGTTCTGACTGTTGTGTTCCATGAAATCTGCTGCCTGGCTGCAAGAAGGACAACGGTGCAAACGGTATAGCCTAAAGAAGTTAGCAGAAAATAAGACGTGTGGTTAGTCAATTCGCGCGTACCCGAGCGCTGGAGTAGTCGGATCCCATGGACGGTGGAGTGCATGCgacatcctcttcctcaaaCATTGCCAAGTCTGGTCCTCCCAGATCCTTTGGAGACTGCTCTAGCGACTGACTCGGCCTTGAACTGGCCGTGTGCGGAGTTGGGCCGTCCGGACCCAACTCTGGGTTCTTCATTGTGTGTCCAGCATCTATTCCACGAGATTCTGGTGATGTGACTGCAGTGGTACTGGTTTGTGGCGCTGGGGAGACTGTAGTATCTCTTGAGGATGGAGACTCTGATGCGCGATTGTCAGTGGCGGTTTCCACTGTTCTTTGCATTGATCTTTGTGATTCCAACCCAAAGTTGGCCGGTGATAGTCCATCGGGAGCTGGGCCTGAATGATTATCCAAGTCATGACGTGTTGTATGGAGAATGTCGTCGGGACAGGTTGAGAAAGGGTACGGAGAGGCCGATGGTGGTTGATCCGGAGGTTGATTCGGTGACGGTGTCGGCATTGTTGCTAGCAGAGGATAGACTGGTGGCTGGCAAGGTATATTTGCCTATTGTATAGGGCACGACAACCAGGTCGACCGCGGATTTGTGCCTCCTGATGTAGATAGGGAGTCGACTACTACGGGAGCGGGATGGATCAATTCGGGCACAGGATGCTGTGAGAGCAATTTGACTGCGAGGCAAGATGGCCGTATTGCGCGCCGTTTTAGGCAAGGGGATCCCCTTTGAATATCGTTGTTAACGAGACCCAACTTGATAAAAATTGCAAAAAGAGGGAGGAGTGATCAAAGTTAGTTGGGAGTGGTTGTGGTGGGCGACAGTCGAAGGCATTAGTTATGGAGAGGTCGTTTCTCATGAAGCCGCGACGCACATGGCAGATTTTGAGTTAGGTTTTGACGAAGGAAATGCCAGAATTCATCGAAGGGTAAAAAGGGTGCAGCGCTGAGCTACACGGGAAGAGTTGCGGCGATCGTGTTGGTAAggaagagtctggttgaatGGGCTGAATCGGAGATATGGATGTGGAGGTGTTTGCCAACGCCCGTCTCCAGTACCGCCTGATAATAGTACAAGGCATGTGCGCAAGCAAGGTGGACCTTTCTTCCCGCTTGGGTGTTTGTGTTGCTTCTAAGTACTACCTACAGTGGCTAGTCCACCTAGCTGTCAACGGGTAGGGGAGTActtacctacttaagtaagtaagtacttcaatgttaagtacttaagtacctacctaggtacttaggcACTTAGCTACTGCTGCCGGTGGGCTCTAGTGCCCAGTTCACCGCTAAGAGCCTTACTGGTACCTTAATTTTCCTCATGTGCCGGTTGCGGTACAGGCATGGGGGTGGAAGACCATTGTCATTGCGTGTCTGCTACATCATTGGGTGTGGAGTATCAGGTTGGCTTCAGGTATCCCTGTGCTCATAACCGTTGTACTTCCATGTGCCCGTGTACGTACTTCAAATACTTAAGGCAACTTATTGGTTCGATGTTGGCAGGTCATCTCGCCACCTGCAGTACCTGAACTGGTTGATAGAGGCGGATACGGTACTCCGGTGCCCAGGCACAGGGAGCGCCAAGTGATATACCCagtattaagtaattagtGTCTCGAGCTTGAGCTTTTAAAGAGAACCGGGTTTCCCGCTTTTCTCGTACGGTTCGCTGCATGTCCTAGTATTATGAACAAACTGCTGGATAGCTACCCGGTACCTCGTGCACAGTAGGTATCCAAGTAAAAGACCCTAGCCTCCTACTGCGGCGCAGCAATTATCAATTACATGTAGGTGCCCGGTAGATAGGAGTGGGTGAATTGACTTCGATGCCAATGTCTGTTCGGGTGAGTATTTTAAGAATATTGCTACAGCCAGCCTGATGGCCTCATCAATACACATCTGGTGTCTTAAAACCTTCGGCTTTCGACATTAAATGTTTGTAAGCTTTAAGGTGGGCATGCAGTTGCTGGCGTTGGAGCTATCAAAATGTGATCTCACCTTGTCGCCAAGTGCGTTGGAGTCTTGCTTGTGTGCTCGCTGAGCTGCATACACGTACGAAGGGCCCCCAACCACACAATCGCATGCTTCAAATAAGGACCTAGAAAACCCCGTAATCTTGCGGTCGATATCATGTTGATACTTGGAGACAGGCTTGTACTCTAACTTTTCATACTTTACGGTGGACAATGTCAAGCTTTCAAGTCAAGGAACAGAAATTGTCAACATTTTGGTGTGTGTGCTATTCTAAAGTTGCTTCGCCGCCATCATAAATCACCGAATGTCAGAAAATGATTATAGAACCAGAATGTTCTTGGGTCTTTGGTGATAGCCTTGAACGATACTAAGCGGGACAAAATGAAGCAAAATTGGATATTTGAAAGAGAATATATCCGCAACAATAGCTGAGGGCAAGGCAATTTAATCAGGTATTTGACATGCAATTGATAGCGCGCCATGAGTTTTGTGACGCTGGAGAATTCTTTGGCGTTGGGGCAACTGCTCCATAACGTACTGAATCGAGCCTAGCCCAGAGCTGAATCTGATTACCCGAAGTTGATGTTGCCCCGCGCCAAAGTTCCCAATTGTGCGTCCAAGTGCTAACTACGCCAATACCATCGCCATAAGCCGTTTCGGTATGGCCTAGGTAGGTCTATAGGACTACCTCGCAGCTGTTGGGATAGCCATGTCGGACCACCTAAGCTCCTCTCGCCGCGTAATAATATGTATATCTCTCTTCCATCGAGAAATACCCCGCCTTATGCCCTTCGTATATTTATTCGGACTTATATAGGCTTGATTTTGAAATGAAGTGCTATTAGACTGAAGACAAGTGCTTTCAGATCTTGAACCAGATAATAGAAAACTCGTAAGCCTTCGGGATCGGCGGACTCGGTCACGTCGACTAATGATCCTATCTTGGCGGTCTGGTCACATGGATCAGTATGGAGAAGCATAAGTTGGCACTGGCCGTGTTGTACCCACCTCGAATGAAATATGGTCGTTCCCAAGTCTGATTTCCAATTCTTGGCGGCCATCTTTGTTCTTCTGTGGCCACTTGGAATCATCCTCTCTGAGAGATTGTCAGCATGGATACATGTAACTGTCTCCTTGATCGCAACCTCACTTGATAATTTCGCTCGTTTTGATAATGCGTTTTATCTCTTCCACAATAGATGAGCTTACACACACTGGCAGCATTGTTAAAAACTGAATTATCCCTAGAAAATGACAAAGGGACGGCTTGTCAACGAGCCTGGCAACATACTTTCTTTGCGAATGAGACTATCGTTCCTGTAGTTGGAGTTGTTCGCGTATCTCGCAACTGCACTTCTTCCATCTCCCACAACTCTGAAATCGAACTCTGCCCATGGATTAATGCCCCGAAATATATAAGGATGTGCGCTGTAGACTTACCAAGGAATTCATGCCCGAACCTACCCATATGCCCAGCGCTATTTTGAACATTAGCAGGTCAAACCTTCACACGCATATGGCAAAATGCCTTGACTGACTAGTATCGGAGATAGAAAGGTTCGCTCGTCGCAGACATGTTGTCACTTGTTATGTAAAGTTTGCGCTGTAGAGCATCAATGTAGGGTCCTTAAGAGGAAGATTACCAGGGCTTTGAATTGATGTTGATTTGTTTATGCCCACTTCAAATGTTAGCTAAGCATCTGAGCACACACCAAGCTCGACCTAACGTGGGGCAAGATCCAGACAAAGCCCCCTCCTTAGCACGTGATATGGGCCCCAGACTCGTAACTGCCACCTGTTTCCCAGGATGGTCAGGGCCAAGTATCATATCTGGTGGCCAAAGGAGAGCTGCTTCGACAAATCTCAGCGACCCTGGCGACTTCAGCCTTGGAACTGGCACGCACACACTCTCTGTCGTTTGTCCGTTGTTTTGAAGGAAATTCTCTAGCATATGGAATTGCTCAGTTTCCTTGATTCTCACTTTTCCTGAAGCTGCCTACGAAGAAACAGGCGTTTCTGAAGCCAACCCCCTTTATCTGTATCTATCCCGGCGTCCACGATTACGAACTACATCGGCATTCGTCGCGACATCACCTTTGCTTACTTCCACCTGGGATTGCGACTCATTGTACACCTCAATATGTCTGGGTTTCTCGAAAATGCTTACAGCCTGGTTCATCAGGACAATGCGGCCGACGTGCCAACGGTATCAGATTTGCGTATGCAGCTGGA
The Metarhizium brunneum chromosome 7, complete sequence genome window above contains:
- the Gid4 gene encoding Glucose-induced degradation protein 4; this encodes MPTPSPNQPPDQPPSASPYPFSTCPDDILHTTRHDLDNHSGPAPDGLSPANFGLESQRSMQRTVETATDNRASESPSSRDTTVSPAPQTSTTAVTSPESRGIDAGHTMKNPELGPDGPTPHTASSRPSQSLEQSPKDLGGPDLAMFEEEDVACTPPSMGSDYSSARAIPFAPLSFLQPGSRFHGTQQSERQVYDVQVEIKHVDMRESFLCGYLRIQGLTEDHPTLTTYFEGEIIGSKYSFFTQHEDWGANMRVDLSHWAKFNAFRPFQKHARKGPVTIPDVTQRENIFMRWKEHFLVPDHRVRTITGASFEGFYYICFNQLKGEVSGIYFHSKSEKFQQLELKHVPNRGCFSATEFR
- the TRM11 gene encoding tRNA (guanine(10)-N2)-methyltransferase, which translates into the protein MDFVIKFAQAHESFRVAEIQALAVIEGVDLEVLEYRDDSPFCIARLPSAGDAHRLIRRSILAQSVHELWGTGATFDALHQSVTERTSKIWADYKSVSFKFIIDSYQGAHSNSERLSIINTFDYLPFEGPIRRLVGKSSRETVLKFDLKKRGYISTTSMDSELSLITANIALAGPGKLFYDPFVGTGSFPIACACFGAMAWGSDIDGRSMRGEGGTKSLRGNFQQYDIEQRLGDVFAADLMNSPISKNKRIWDGIVCDPPYGVREGLRVLGLKDPEKTPWLIEQGKKNASSPDFVPPKKPYSFLAMLDDILAFAAATLVDNGRLSFWMPTANDEDQEIPVPTHPSLEVVVVCVQKFNKWSRRLITYSRLSDEKVSAAAVAVYHSRKTVSTVGSTVDDLNPFRRGYFKKFET
- the MAGO2 gene encoding Protein mago nashi 2 encodes the protein MLPVCVSSSIVEEIKRIIKTSEIIKEDDSKWPQKNKDGRQELEIRLGNDHISFETAKIGSLVDVTESADPEGLRVFYYLVQDLKALVFSLIALHFKIKPI